The following proteins come from a genomic window of Chryseobacterium glaciei:
- a CDS encoding helix-turn-helix domain-containing protein, protein MNTIQSISAFHRLLSLPEPKHPMVSVINLHESVFIEDDVWKGFVSRYYCVALKRNAKGKIKYGQQHYDYDKGVLSFTAPNQVQYLDLQTMDCENTGYLLIFHEDFLLKHSLAKTISSYGFFSYAVNEALHLSEDEENDLLEIMNKIDKECLHIDHHTQEIILSQIELLLNYSKRFYERQFITRKSGSHQLLTKFESFLNDYFDKESSDKGLLTVHQIAEAMNLSANYLSDLLRVHTGQNTQQHIHEKLISKAKEKLSTTELSVSEIAYELGFEHSQSFSTLFKKKTNMSPLEFRQSFN, encoded by the coding sequence ATGAACACTATACAATCTATTTCGGCATTTCACAGGTTGCTTTCACTTCCCGAACCTAAGCATCCGATGGTAAGTGTCATTAACCTTCATGAAAGCGTTTTTATTGAAGACGATGTCTGGAAAGGCTTTGTAAGCAGATATTATTGTGTTGCCCTGAAACGAAATGCGAAAGGAAAGATAAAATACGGTCAGCAACATTATGATTATGATAAGGGTGTTTTGAGTTTTACGGCACCCAATCAGGTTCAGTATTTGGATTTGCAGACGATGGATTGTGAAAACACCGGTTATCTGCTGATTTTTCACGAAGATTTTTTGTTGAAACATTCGTTAGCAAAGACTATTTCTTCTTATGGATTTTTCTCGTATGCAGTGAATGAAGCCCTTCATTTATCTGAAGATGAAGAGAATGATTTGCTTGAAATCATGAATAAAATTGATAAAGAATGTCTGCATATCGACCATCATACGCAGGAAATTATCTTATCACAAATTGAATTATTACTGAATTATTCGAAACGATTTTACGAAAGACAATTCATCACCCGAAAAAGTGGAAGTCATCAGCTTCTAACTAAATTTGAATCTTTTTTGAATGATTATTTTGATAAAGAATCTTCTGATAAAGGACTTTTAACTGTTCATCAAATTGCCGAGGCAATGAATCTTTCTGCGAATTATTTAAGTGATCTTTTGCGGGTTCATACGGGACAAAATACACAACAGCATATTCACGAAAAGCTGATTAGTAAAGCAAAGGAAAAGCTTTCGACTACTGAACTTTCGGTAAGCGAAATTGCTTATGAATTGGGATTTGAGCATTCGCAGTCTTTTTCTACTTTATTTAAAAAGAAAACGAATATGTCGCCTTTGGAATTTAGGCAGTCTTTTAATTAA
- the ribA gene encoding GTP cyclohydrolase II, with product MIKIQAEANVPTEHGSFRMIAFSENENDWMPHMAIIAENTDFSKPVNVRFHSECITGEVFHSKKCECGQQLDAAMKYTHENGGMIIYLRQEGRNIGIINKLKAYSLQEKGFDTVEANLKLGLPADDRNFEVAIDILNILDVKDINLLTNNPEKVKHVEKSNIHLTSRIPLQIPANENSKEYLQTKKDYFGHLLDDNDN from the coding sequence ATGATTAAAATTCAGGCGGAGGCCAACGTTCCTACAGAACACGGCAGTTTCCGAATGATTGCTTTCTCTGAAAATGAAAATGATTGGATGCCTCACATGGCTATTATTGCCGAAAACACAGACTTTTCTAAGCCTGTAAATGTACGTTTCCACTCAGAATGTATTACCGGAGAAGTTTTCCATTCAAAAAAATGTGAATGCGGGCAGCAACTTGATGCCGCAATGAAATATACCCATGAAAATGGAGGAATGATAATTTACCTTCGACAGGAAGGGAGAAATATAGGAATCATCAATAAGCTTAAAGCTTACTCTCTTCAGGAAAAAGGTTTTGACACCGTAGAAGCCAACCTAAAACTAGGACTTCCGGCAGATGACAGAAACTTTGAAGTAGCCATTGACATCCTTAATATATTAGATGTAAAAGATATCAACTTACTTACAAACAATCCTGAAAAGGTGAAACATGTAGAGAAAAGTAATATTCATCTCACCTCAAGGATACCTTTACAGATTCCGGCCAACGAGAATAGTAAAGAATACTTACAAACAAAGAAAGATTATTTTGGACATCTCCTTGATGACAACGATAATTAA
- a CDS encoding sugar phosphate nucleotidyltransferase — MKIIVPMAGRGSRLRPHTLTVPKPLIPIAGKPIVQRLVEDIAKVAGEEIEEVAFIIGDFGPEIEKSLLHIAEKLGAKGSIYYQNDPLGTAHAIKCAEASMTGDVVIAFADTLFRADFVLDKNSDGVIWVKSVEDPSAFGVVKLDNYGFITDFVEKPTTFVSDLAIIGIYYFNSAEKLMSEINYIMDNDIKNGGEYQLTTALENLRAKGAKFSLGKVNDWMDCGNKNATVETNSKILAYEIEEMSTYPASAVIENSLIIQPCFIGENVKISNSKVGPGVSLGNNTIIVNSNIENSLIQENTRINHGNLSNSMIGNSAQYFGVSREISLGDYSVLDFLSR; from the coding sequence ATGAAAATTATAGTACCTATGGCTGGACGCGGTTCCAGATTACGTCCACATACATTAACTGTTCCAAAACCTCTTATTCCGATTGCCGGAAAACCGATTGTTCAAAGATTGGTAGAAGATATTGCTAAAGTTGCAGGAGAAGAAATTGAAGAAGTTGCTTTTATCATCGGAGATTTTGGTCCTGAAATCGAAAAATCATTACTTCATATCGCTGAAAAATTAGGAGCAAAAGGAAGCATTTATTATCAGAATGATCCTCTTGGAACGGCTCACGCTATCAAATGTGCAGAAGCTTCCATGACAGGAGATGTTGTGATTGCATTCGCAGATACGCTTTTCCGTGCAGATTTTGTTTTAGATAAAAACTCAGATGGTGTAATTTGGGTAAAAAGTGTGGAAGATCCTTCTGCTTTTGGTGTTGTAAAATTAGACAACTACGGTTTCATTACCGATTTTGTTGAAAAACCAACGACATTCGTTTCAGACCTTGCAATTATTGGTATTTATTACTTTAACAGTGCTGAAAAATTGATGAGCGAAATCAACTATATCATGGATAATGATATTAAAAATGGTGGAGAATATCAATTAACAACAGCATTAGAAAACCTTAGAGCAAAAGGTGCGAAATTCTCTCTAGGAAAGGTAAACGACTGGATGGATTGTGGAAATAAAAACGCAACCGTAGAAACAAACAGTAAAATTCTTGCCTACGAGATTGAGGAAATGTCAACCTATCCGGCTTCTGCAGTTATCGAAAACTCTTTGATTATTCAACCTTGTTTTATTGGTGAAAATGTGAAAATTTCAAACTCAAAAGTGGGTCCTGGAGTTTCTTTAGGAAACAATACAATTATTGTAAATTCAAATATTGAGAACTCGCTGATTCAGGAGAATACAAGAATCAACCACGGAAACCTTTCTAATTCGATGATCGGAAATTCGGCTCAGTATTTTGGAGTTTCAAGAGAGATTTCTTTAGGAGATTATTCTGTTTTAGATTTTTTATCTAGATAA
- a CDS encoding DUF4254 domain-containing protein codes for MNFTEIAWQVFNTSIEDYHVLDDVNTLVNNPFEKDSLERILYAKNWIDTVQWHLEDIIRDENIDPTEALQLKRTIDASNQKRTDLVEFIDSWFLTKYENITPKSDAKINTETPAWAVDRLSILALKVYHMSLEANRESASEEHRQNCQAKLDVLLDQKQDLFTSINQLLTDIENGNVKMKVYKQMKMYNDDSLNPILYQKGQK; via the coding sequence ATGAACTTTACAGAGATTGCATGGCAAGTCTTTAATACTTCTATTGAAGATTATCACGTGCTTGATGACGTTAACACTCTAGTTAATAACCCGTTCGAAAAAGATAGTTTGGAACGAATTTTGTATGCAAAGAACTGGATTGATACCGTTCAATGGCATTTGGAAGATATTATTAGAGATGAGAATATAGACCCGACCGAAGCTCTTCAATTAAAGAGAACTATCGATGCTTCTAATCAGAAAAGAACTGATTTAGTGGAATTTATAGACAGTTGGTTTCTTACAAAGTATGAAAATATAACTCCTAAATCTGATGCAAAGATCAATACTGAAACTCCCGCTTGGGCTGTAGACAGATTATCGATTCTTGCATTAAAGGTTTATCACATGTCATTAGAAGCCAACAGAGAATCCGCTTCTGAAGAGCACCGCCAGAATTGCCAGGCAAAACTAGATGTGCTTCTTGATCAGAAACAAGATCTGTTTACTTCTATTAATCAGTTGCTTACTGATATTGAGAACGGTAACGTTAAGATGAAAGTGTACAAACAAATGAAAATGTACAATGATGATAGTCTTAACCCAATCCTTTATCAAAAGGGGCAAAAATGA
- a CDS encoding DUF4292 domain-containing protein, translated as MKNWIPLILLLLVLSSCKTRNAAKKNNSNSQDSTIVVKDDGNPKDANEPVRDKITFFEHVIIPPKFDQIKISSKVNVETGSFIPTLDATIYIENNKKVWMNLTAFLFTVARGIATPDGVKGQDKTSKTYIDSDFEYLNNLLNVNFIDYKSLEKILMGRTFVKISDSQFTLTKNAQGFKMTSNGNQKIVTDEKTREYKITLQYDTNYDLLNVNLKDVLSPDELEISYSNWDEYNGIRLPKNVKIIIKGSKSSQILLENTKFDFSPMETPYSVPSSYKKIEIK; from the coding sequence ATGAAAAACTGGATACCATTAATTTTATTACTTCTCGTTTTGTCGTCCTGTAAGACAAGAAATGCCGCTAAAAAGAACAACAGCAACTCACAAGACAGCACTATCGTAGTAAAAGACGATGGAAATCCTAAAGACGCCAATGAACCTGTAAGAGATAAAATTACATTCTTCGAACATGTAATTATTCCACCAAAATTTGATCAGATAAAGATCAGTAGTAAGGTAAATGTTGAAACAGGAAGTTTCATCCCAACTCTTGACGCTACTATTTATATTGAAAATAATAAAAAAGTGTGGATGAATTTAACTGCATTTTTATTTACTGTTGCACGAGGAATTGCAACACCTGATGGCGTAAAAGGGCAAGATAAGACCAGCAAAACTTACATTGATTCAGATTTTGAATATCTTAACAACTTATTGAATGTCAACTTCATTGATTATAAATCTTTGGAGAAAATTTTAATGGGAAGAACGTTTGTAAAAATCAGTGACTCTCAATTTACCCTTACCAAAAACGCTCAGGGATTTAAAATGACATCCAATGGAAATCAAAAAATCGTTACTGATGAAAAAACTAGGGAATATAAAATTACCTTGCAATATGACACGAATTATGATTTATTGAATGTAAATTTAAAAGATGTTTTATCTCCCGACGAATTAGAAATATCTTACAGCAATTGGGATGAATATAATGGAATTCGTTTACCTAAAAATGTTAAAATAATTATAAAAGGGTCAAAAAGCAGTCAGATTTTACTAGAAAATACGAAATTTGACTTTTCCCCGATGGAAACACCGTATTCAGTACCATCCAGTTATAAGAAAATCGAGATTAAATGA
- a CDS encoding oligosaccharide flippase family protein produces the protein MYKKLLGQTIIYGVGAIAPRIILFILNPLLIYKIPNEGFATFTQLYAWISFVNIILSFGFETAYFRFSAEEGNEKKTFNTSFWFLFSTSTVFLALCYLFNQQLADYAGYHDNPEYIKWFAMIAFFDNLLVIPFAWLRFHNKPIKYSVVRIVQAIFQAVFTAALFFWIPQSISRSFGLDQNVDYPFFSNLAGSALGFLLLLPIIVKVRFQFITSLFRRMIKYSFPLMLAGLAFMVNENFDKSIQKGLISDEEAGAYGGCYKLAVLMTLFVTAYRMGIEPFFFKQMDKGDSKKTYAKVAEYFAFFACAVALGIIANISWLKSVFIPNKSYWIAIDIIPIIVLANLCFGIYYNFSTWYKVTDRTSVGTIISWLGAGINIALNLLALKYFRSMIGSAWATFGAYVIMMIVSYLLGQKYYPIPYRMKKMSFFLILLGVFSFIIVKYLNYNILMSNVLFLIFIGILFYSEKDMILSRIKKS, from the coding sequence TTGTATAAGAAACTATTAGGGCAGACAATCATATACGGAGTAGGTGCAATTGCGCCAAGAATTATTTTATTTATTCTTAATCCGCTTTTGATCTATAAAATTCCCAATGAAGGTTTTGCTACTTTCACACAGCTTTACGCATGGATTTCGTTTGTGAACATCATACTTTCTTTTGGTTTTGAAACGGCTTATTTTAGATTTTCTGCAGAAGAAGGAAATGAGAAAAAGACTTTCAATACTTCTTTTTGGTTTTTATTTTCAACCTCTACTGTTTTCCTCGCATTGTGCTACTTATTCAATCAGCAGTTAGCAGATTATGCCGGATACCATGATAATCCTGAATACATTAAATGGTTTGCAATGATTGCTTTTTTTGACAACTTATTGGTGATACCTTTTGCTTGGTTACGTTTTCATAATAAACCAATCAAATATTCAGTAGTAAGGATCGTTCAAGCTATATTTCAGGCGGTTTTTACGGCTGCGTTATTTTTCTGGATTCCACAAAGTATTTCAAGAAGCTTTGGACTAGACCAAAATGTAGATTATCCGTTCTTTAGTAATCTTGCGGGAAGTGCATTAGGCTTTTTATTATTGCTTCCGATTATAGTAAAGGTAAGATTTCAATTCATTACTTCATTGTTTAGACGAATGATTAAATATTCATTCCCATTGATGTTAGCTGGTTTGGCATTTATGGTTAATGAGAACTTCGATAAATCTATTCAAAAAGGTCTTATATCAGATGAGGAGGCCGGTGCTTATGGCGGTTGTTATAAGTTAGCCGTTTTGATGACACTATTTGTTACCGCTTACAGAATGGGTATTGAGCCTTTCTTCTTTAAACAAATGGACAAAGGCGATTCTAAAAAAACGTATGCAAAAGTCGCTGAATATTTTGCATTTTTTGCCTGTGCCGTTGCATTAGGAATTATTGCGAATATTTCTTGGTTAAAAAGCGTTTTTATTCCTAACAAATCGTATTGGATTGCAATAGATATTATACCAATTATTGTCCTAGCCAATCTTTGCTTCGGAATTTACTATAACTTTTCGACTTGGTATAAAGTAACAGATAGAACGAGCGTTGGAACGATTATTTCTTGGCTTGGAGCGGGGATCAATATTGCATTGAATCTTTTAGCATTAAAATATTTCCGCAGTATGATTGGTTCTGCATGGGCTACTTTCGGAGCTTATGTCATTATGATGATCGTTTCTTATCTATTAGGTCAGAAATATTATCCTATACCTTATAGAATGAAAAAAATGTCATTTTTCTTGATATTACTTGGCGTTTTCAGTTTTATCATTGTGAAATATCTTAACTATAATATCTTAATGAGTAATGTTTTATTCTTAATTTTCATTGGAATTTTATTTTACTCCGAAAAAGATATGATCCTCTCCCGAATCAAAAAAAGCTAA
- a CDS encoding dihydroorotase, which yields MKTLIKNVKIVNEGQIFEGDILIENDLISKIDSNISEEADQIIEGEGKYLLPGVIDDQVHFRDPGLTHKGDIETESRAAIAGGITSFIDQPNTVPNAVTQELLANKYEIGSQKAYANYGFMMGGTNDNLEEVLKTNPRNVPGIKLFLGSSTGNMLVDNPETLENIFSNTKMLIAVHCEDEATIRANTQKYMDEYGEDIPVKFHHLIRSEEACYKSSSKAIELAQKTGARLHVFHLSTAKEMELFRNDIPLKDKKITAEVCVHHLTFTNEDYDTKGGLIKWNPAVKMQKDKDALWEALLDDRIDVIATDHAPHTWEEKQNVYTKCPSGAPLVQHSLVVMLENYINGKISLEKIVEKMSHNPAILFRVEKRGFVREGYKADLVLVDLNENWTVAKENILYKCGWSPLEGTNFHSKVTHTFVNGNLVYDNGKINDQKFGERLLFEVQE from the coding sequence ATGAAGACCTTAATCAAAAATGTAAAAATCGTTAACGAAGGCCAGATCTTTGAAGGTGATATTTTAATTGAAAATGATTTAATATCTAAAATAGATTCCAATATCTCGGAAGAAGCAGATCAAATTATTGAGGGTGAAGGAAAATATCTTTTGCCGGGAGTTATTGATGATCAGGTGCATTTCCGTGATCCGGGACTGACTCACAAAGGCGATATTGAAACCGAATCTCGTGCTGCCATCGCAGGCGGAATTACAAGTTTTATTGATCAGCCAAACACAGTTCCGAATGCTGTTACGCAGGAATTATTGGCGAATAAATATGAAATAGGTTCTCAAAAAGCATATGCGAATTATGGCTTTATGATGGGCGGAACCAATGATAATTTGGAAGAAGTTTTGAAAACAAATCCAAGAAATGTTCCCGGAATTAAGTTGTTTTTAGGATCTTCTACAGGAAATATGTTGGTCGATAATCCTGAAACATTGGAAAATATTTTCAGCAATACAAAAATGCTGATCGCTGTTCATTGTGAAGATGAAGCGACGATAAGAGCAAATACTCAGAAATATATGGATGAGTATGGTGAAGATATTCCCGTGAAATTCCATCATTTGATCAGAAGTGAGGAAGCTTGTTATAAATCTTCATCAAAAGCAATTGAATTAGCACAAAAAACAGGAGCAAGACTTCACGTTTTCCATCTTTCAACTGCAAAAGAAATGGAACTTTTCAGAAATGATATTCCTTTAAAAGATAAAAAAATAACGGCAGAAGTTTGTGTACATCACTTGACGTTCACCAATGAAGATTACGATACAAAAGGCGGATTAATCAAATGGAATCCTGCCGTAAAAATGCAAAAAGACAAAGATGCACTTTGGGAAGCTTTGCTGGACGACAGGATTGATGTGATCGCAACAGACCACGCTCCTCACACTTGGGAAGAAAAGCAAAATGTCTACACAAAATGTCCTTCGGGAGCGCCTTTAGTTCAACATTCTCTGGTTGTGATGCTGGAAAACTATATCAACGGAAAAATTTCTTTAGAAAAAATCGTTGAAAAAATGTCTCACAATCCTGCGATTCTTTTCAGAGTTGAGAAAAGAGGTTTCGTAAGAGAAGGGTATAAAGCTGATTTAGTTTTGGTTGATTTAAATGAAAACTGGACAGTTGCCAAAGAAAATATCCTTTACAAATGCGGTTGGAGCCCGCTGGAAGGAACGAATTTCCATTCTAAAGTTACCCACACTTTTGTTAACGGAAATCTGGTTTACGATAACGGAAAAATTAATGACCAAAAATTCGGGGAGCGTTTGCTTTTTGAAGTTCAGGAATAA
- a CDS encoding peptidoglycan DD-metalloendopeptidase family protein encodes MIKKISFLIGILLFSLQYGQKKEQLQKQNADLKKQIAQINTDLAKTRSESKLSISYLTNVNKKLALREKVYTNTQKEKRFIEDDIYLRQLEINRQNKELAVLRKNYAEVLVNAYKNKGVQNKVTFILSAKNMGEAIRRVQYLKEYSDYQDKKAAEITNAATQIKNTITQRQKSIKDKEHLLVNQQKDLTTINAERAQKEQLVAEFKKNESQLTVELKQKQTQSKALEGQIRSIIAEEIRIAKAEEEARRKADAEKIRLAKIAAEREKARIEAENRARAEALEKERLLAEAESKRATELAAKRAAEEKKRTEEAARAESNAKDAERKIAATKASEEANARAREASNKLIAARAAEAALTKKKDDEKKAAETKVMTNFGVNSTVAGSNFAENKGRLGFPVDKGQITHRFGRQPHPVFKNIVEENNGIKISVPSGTRAKSVFPGTVSSVLANSDGTKTVMIKHGTYFTIYSNLGAVNVSKGQQVSAGTPVGVVGQDFDGSYTLDFQVWSGTNPVDPLGWVSY; translated from the coding sequence ATGATTAAAAAAATTAGCTTTTTAATAGGTATTTTGCTGTTCTCATTGCAATATGGGCAAAAAAAAGAGCAATTACAAAAGCAGAATGCTGACCTTAAAAAACAAATTGCACAAATAAATACAGATTTAGCTAAGACCAGAAGCGAGTCTAAACTTTCTATATCCTACCTTACCAACGTTAATAAAAAATTAGCTTTAAGAGAAAAGGTTTATACTAATACTCAAAAAGAAAAACGTTTTATTGAGGATGATATCTATCTTCGTCAGTTGGAAATCAACCGTCAGAACAAAGAATTAGCAGTTCTCAGAAAGAACTATGCTGAAGTTTTGGTAAATGCCTATAAAAATAAAGGTGTGCAGAATAAAGTAACTTTTATTCTTTCCGCTAAAAATATGGGTGAAGCGATAAGAAGAGTTCAATATTTAAAAGAATATTCTGATTATCAGGACAAAAAAGCTGCTGAAATTACAAATGCTGCGACTCAGATAAAAAATACTATTACTCAGCGACAAAAATCAATTAAAGATAAAGAACATCTTTTGGTTAATCAACAAAAAGATTTAACCACAATCAATGCTGAAAGAGCGCAGAAAGAACAACTTGTTGCAGAATTCAAGAAAAATGAATCTCAATTAACGGTTGAGCTTAAGCAAAAACAAACTCAGTCTAAAGCTCTTGAAGGACAGATCAGATCTATTATTGCTGAAGAAATCAGAATCGCAAAAGCTGAAGAAGAAGCAAGAAGAAAAGCAGACGCCGAAAAAATACGTTTAGCTAAAATCGCTGCAGAAAGAGAAAAAGCAAGAATTGAAGCTGAAAACAGAGCCAGAGCAGAAGCGCTGGAAAAAGAAAGGTTATTAGCCGAGGCAGAATCTAAAAGAGCAACAGAATTAGCTGCAAAAAGAGCTGCTGAGGAAAAGAAACGTACAGAGGAAGCTGCAAGAGCAGAATCTAATGCAAAAGATGCTGAAAGAAAAATAGCTGCTACTAAAGCATCCGAAGAAGCTAATGCAAGAGCAAGAGAAGCATCAAACAAATTGATTGCTGCAAGAGCCGCAGAAGCCGCATTAACAAAGAAAAAAGACGACGAGAAAAAAGCTGCAGAAACCAAAGTAATGACCAACTTCGGGGTAAATTCTACAGTTGCAGGAAGTAACTTCGCAGAAAACAAAGGAAGATTAGGATTCCCGGTAGATAAAGGACAAATTACCCACCGATTCGGAAGACAGCCTCACCCGGTTTTCAAAAATATTGTTGAAGAAAATAATGGGATCAAGATTTCTGTGCCTTCAGGTACACGCGCAAAATCTGTGTTCCCGGGAACAGTTTCTTCGGTGTTGGCCAACAGTGACGGTACTAAAACCGTTATGATCAAACACGGAACCTACTTTACAATCTATTCTAACTTAGGGGCAGTAAATGTTTCTAAAGGACAACAGGTTTCAGCAGGTACTCCTGTAGGTGTTGTAGGTCAGGATTTTGACGGGTCTTATACCCTTGATTTCCAAGTATGGAGCGGAACTAATCCAGTTGATCCATTAGGTTGGGTTTCCTATTAA
- a CDS encoding twin-arginine translocase TatA/TatE family subunit — MQTLTILALSWQHILIVAVLLVLLFGGKKIPELMRGVGSGIKEFKDAVKEEDKPGSEKKSSTDNNPTSN, encoded by the coding sequence ATGCAAACACTAACAATATTAGCCTTATCTTGGCAACATATCCTTATCGTAGCTGTACTTCTTGTGTTACTTTTTGGAGGTAAAAAAATTCCGGAACTAATGAGAGGTGTTGGTTCGGGTATCAAAGAATTTAAAGATGCTGTAAAAGAAGAAGACAAACCAGGTTCTGAAAAGAAATCTTCTACTGATAATAACCCTACCAGCAACTAA
- a CDS encoding glycoside hydrolase family 3 protein produces the protein MKKAVYISLFVFLCIGTKITAQYQPKNISQADINKANQWVDTTYKSLSQDEKLGQLFIVALYTNKDENHISQVRNIVLNDKIGGLILMQDDAAREINLVNEFQQKSKIPLMIGMDAEWGLYQRIAAAHKFPWAMTLGAIQDKNLIEQMSAKIAEDCHRMGINWDFAPVVDVNTNPNNPIIGNRSFGSEVDNVINSALSYSNGLQNNNILAAIKHFPGHGDTSTDSHLDLPVVSHSLERLNSIELAPFKALMNKGIGGVMVAHLYVPSLESGKGIPASVSKNIITGLLKEKLGYKGLIITDALNMGAVANKYNPGELDAMAFKAGNDIMLFSQGVANGKKLIQKAIDNGEIPQARVEESVKKILLTKYYLGLTQYTPKNPENVNQDLNNDSHKNLVQNLYSNALTLLKDDKKLLPLNGKQVYYVPLEEAPYQTFATQLGSNVIIKKAGEINSIPKNSTVIVGFHKDNSTAYKPYKISDASKKVLSDLTKNQKVILNVFGSAYALKDIDISKVSTVLVSYENNDDSMTATANAFNGKTKIWGRLPVSVNDNLKAGMGIDLNPTSASNTKVSSTVFTTSKKQQ, from the coding sequence ATGAAGAAAGCAGTTTATATTTCCCTCTTTGTATTCTTATGTATTGGCACAAAAATTACAGCGCAATACCAACCGAAAAACATTTCCCAAGCAGACATAAACAAAGCCAACCAATGGGTTGACACTACATATAAATCTCTTTCTCAGGACGAAAAATTAGGTCAGCTTTTCATTGTTGCTTTATACACCAATAAAGACGAAAACCACATCAGTCAGGTCAGAAACATTGTTTTAAACGATAAAATCGGTGGTTTAATTCTGATGCAGGATGATGCAGCGAGAGAAATTAATCTGGTTAATGAATTCCAGCAAAAATCTAAAATCCCATTAATGATCGGGATGGATGCAGAATGGGGTTTATATCAAAGAATTGCAGCTGCACATAAATTCCCTTGGGCAATGACTTTGGGAGCTATTCAGGATAAAAATTTAATTGAGCAAATGTCTGCCAAAATAGCCGAAGACTGCCACAGAATGGGCATCAATTGGGACTTTGCGCCAGTTGTTGACGTGAATACAAATCCTAATAATCCGATTATTGGAAACAGAAGTTTCGGTTCTGAGGTTGATAATGTAATTAATTCGGCATTGTCTTATTCCAACGGACTTCAAAATAACAATATTCTTGCTGCAATAAAGCATTTTCCGGGACATGGGGACACGAGTACAGATTCACATCTTGACCTCCCTGTTGTTTCTCATAGTTTAGAAAGATTAAACAGTATTGAATTAGCACCATTCAAAGCATTGATGAATAAAGGAATTGGAGGTGTTATGGTGGCGCACTTGTACGTTCCAAGTTTAGAATCAGGAAAAGGAATTCCGGCTTCGGTTTCTAAAAATATTATTACAGGTTTATTGAAAGAAAAATTAGGCTACAAAGGTTTAATTATCACTGATGCTCTAAATATGGGTGCTGTAGCCAACAAATACAATCCAGGAGAACTAGATGCAATGGCTTTCAAAGCTGGAAACGATATTATGCTGTTTTCTCAAGGTGTGGCTAACGGTAAAAAATTAATCCAAAAGGCAATTGACAACGGAGAAATTCCTCAAGCTAGAGTTGAAGAAAGTGTAAAGAAAATTTTATTGACAAAATATTATTTAGGATTGACTCAATACACTCCAAAAAATCCTGAAAATGTTAATCAAGATCTTAATAATGATTCTCATAAAAATTTAGTTCAAAATTTATATTCAAACGCTTTAACATTACTAAAAGACGATAAAAAGCTGCTACCATTGAACGGAAAACAAGTGTATTATGTTCCATTGGAAGAAGCGCCTTATCAGACATTTGCAACTCAATTGGGTTCAAATGTCATTATTAAAAAAGCTGGAGAAATTAATTCAATTCCAAAAAATTCTACTGTAATTGTTGGTTTTCATAAAGATAATTCTACAGCTTACAAACCTTATAAAATATCAGATGCTTCTAAAAAAGTTTTATCTGATTTAACGAAAAATCAAAAAGTAATTTTAAATGTTTTCGGAAGTGCTTACGCTTTGAAAGACATTGATATTTCAAAAGTTTCAACCGTTCTCGTTTCTTACGAAAACAATGATGATTCAATGACTGCAACAGCAAACGCATTCAACGGAAAAACAAAAATCTGGGGCAGACTTCCTGTTTCGGTAAATGATAATTTGAAAGCAGGAATGGGAATTGATTTAAACCCAACTTCCGCTTCCAATACAAAAGTAAGTTCAACAGTGTTTACAACATCCAAAAAACAACAATAA